TAGTTAGAGGGTTATTCAAATCAAGCTTTGGCTTAGTCAATAGTGATGTGAATGGCTCGTTAAATATATTAAGAAAAGAAGAAAAATGTATTCCTGAAATAGTGCAAGCTATGAGGGATAAAGGGAGTGCGTCCTCCCCGTTGAGAGTAAGGGTTGCCTGTTGAGGTGGAAACTTAAATATCAAACCTCTCACGAAGCCACCCGTTGCTTGTCTCGGTGGTAGTTCACTTTGATTATTAGCTATGTTAGTATAATGCATATAAAAAAACATTATCAAAATCAAGCGGGAATGCAAATTTACAGATCCTAGAAGGCCGTATTTAGTGATAGTTTTTTAGTATAGCAAGCGTCAAGATTAGTGCAAAAACACGTAGAAGTGGTATTGATCCATATTACTTGACAAAGTCAATTATAATGGTTGACTTTGTCAAGTAATATGCTTATAATGAAATAAATGGTAAATTTTATCATTAGGTGTATTGCTAAGACACCTATTTCTTAAAGTGGGAGATCAAGCACTACATCCTTGGAGTAACTTCGGTTACAATTCAGGGAGAGTAAAAACTCTCCCTGGGTTAAGTCTTATTTTAGGAGGTATCCTTATGAATTCAGCCCATAAGTCTTTGATTCATACCATTCGTAGGTTTAATCGATTTTATACTAATATTCTTGGACTTTTAGATCATCACATGCTGGATAGTGAATTTTCTCTATCGGAAGCTCGCGTGCTATATGAAATTGCACATATAGAAAACTGTACTTCTAAAAAGCTAATTGAGAAGCTAAGTATTGATCCTGGCTATCTAAGTAGAATTATAAAGCGCTTTGAAAAATCTGGGATGACCTACAGGGTGCAATCCACAGAAGATGGGCGATTATATTATCTTTATTTAACAGATAGGGGAAAAGAAACACTTTTACGTTTGGATGAATTGTCGGATAGACAAATTTTTCAGATGATTTTTCGATTACAGGAGGAAAAACAAAAGAAGTTGGTGGAGGGTATGGAGGTGATTGAAAACTTACTATCAGCAAAACCTATACTTACTGAAGAAAATACTGAAGCAAAGGTGAATATCCGTTGTGATCTGAAGCCAGGAGATGTAGGATATCTTATTCATTTACATGGCTGGATATATGCTAAAGAATGTGGTTACAACCATATATTTGAAGGGTATGTCTGCAAGACCTTCTATGATTTTTTTGAAAATTATCATCCAGAAAAGGACAAGTTTTGGTTTGCTGAAGTAAAGGGAAATATGATTGGTGCCATTGCAATTGTCGGACATTCAGCTAAAAAAGCTCAGTTACGGTGGTTCATCCTACATCCGAAGTTTAGAGGAATGAGTATTGGTAATAGACTGTTGAATGAAGCCATACAGTACTGTAGGGAAAAAGGATATCAAAGTGTATTTTTAGAGACTACTGAAGAGCAAAAAACAGCTATTAGGATGTACGAGAAGGTGGGGTTTAGAAAGGTGGCAGAGCGTGAAAATCATGGATGGGGCAAGAATTTGCTTGAGCAAACCTTTGAATTAAATTTGCTATAACTATTTGGGCAAGAAGGCTTATAAAATGAGTGACTAGAAAATAATACTTCTCTAATGAAAATAAGTTTATAGAACATATTATATGGAGGAATTATATTATGAAATACTTAATATTGGGAACAGGCGGGACAGGAGGATGTATCGGAGGATATTTAGCTAACAGCGGAAAAGATGTCACATTTATTGCAAGAGGCACTCACCTAAAAGCTATGAAAGAAAAAGGACTCATTGTTTATTCATCACGAAAAGGTGAAATAAAGCTAAAAAATGTAAAGGTATTCAGTAATGATGAAATACTCGAAAAGTTTGATGTAATTTTCGTATGTGTTAAAGGGTACTCGTTATATGAGGCTATTTCTATGGTAAAAAAAGCTTCTCATGAGAAAACGGTAATAATTCCAATTTTAAATGCATTAAATATAGGAGAAAAATTAGAGGAAGCTTTGCCGGAAGTAACCGTCTTGGATGGTTGTGTTTATGTGAGTGCATATATATCAGCCCCTGGTGAAATTACACAGGGTATCAAAATTTTTCGCGTTGTTTTTGGGGCTAGAGAGAACAAAAAGGTTTCCATGGAGGTATTACATAAAATACAAGCAGACCTCGTAGAATCAGGAATAGAAGGGATTGTTTCAAACAATATAAAACGTGATATATTTAGAAAATTTTCCTTTACATCTGCTTATGCAGCTACTGGTGCATATTTTGGTGTTGTAGCTGGTGAGTTACAGAAGGAGGGGAGTTGCAGAGAGATGTTCATAGCTCTCCTTAAGGAACTAGAAAGTGTTGCACATGCATTAGGCATAGGGCTCGGCACCGATCTAGTGGAGGAAAATTTGGATATTTTAGCTGGACTTACTTCAGATACTACAGCTTCAATGCAAAAGGATATACAGGCAGGTAAAAGTAGTGAAAAAGATGAACTTATATTTGATGTTGTACGCATTGGAAAAAAATATGGTGTTGATCTCCCCAACTATAAAAAAATAGCAGATCATTTTGGTTATATAGAAATCGTATAAAATATTACTGTTTGCCAATTAAATTTAACCTAAGCAGCAGAAAAAGAACCAAAAATTAGCTGGAATTCGTAGTAAATAAATTAGCTAATAGAAAATAGCAAAGTTCCTCTTCTTAAGATTAAAAAATTTGTAATATCATGTAGAAAATGATAGAAAATTATATAAAAATTAGGTATAATTAGCACAGAAATGAAGTTATGATAAGGGCTGATAGCTATTATTTTTTTCTTTATATGATCTAAAATATATAATGAATACGACTTATCCTAACCAGTTCTACAAATTGTTGGAGAGGAGATATTTTAGTTGAAAATTAAAATCGGAACTAAGGTTATTTCAGGATTTTTGGTTATTGTCTTGTTAATGTTAGGCTTAGGAATTTATTCACTTTTTGGACAACAACAGATTAGTAGTATAAACGGTGAAATTGTAGATATGCAAATACCTGCTATTCTTGCTGCTAAGAACCTTGAGATTTCTGTAATGGACAAAGTCGCAGTCCTTAGAGGCTATATCATTACTGGTGATGTAGAACAAATAAGTCAATTTACATATTATAAGACTCGAGCGCAGGATTATGCTGAAGCAAGCTTAAATCTTTCTTTAACGGAGGAAGGAAGACAAGAAAATCAACAGGTAATCAATATATTAAAAGAATATGATGACATTGCCGAAAAAGTAATAGAGTTAAGAAAATTAGGGAATTATGAAGCTGCTGTAGAAATGAATTATAGAGCTATGCCAAAGGTACAGGAAATCAAACAACTAACCGAAGCTATAATTACTACAAGAGAACAACATATAGATGCTAAAACGGTGGAGATAAGAAGGATCAACGATAGTATTCACTTTATTACTATGCTTATTCTAGGTATAGCCCTTGCTATTAGCATAGTTGTAGGAATTATTTTAACAAGAAGCATTACTAAACCAATAAAGCAATTGGTTGAAGTCTCAAAAAATGTGGCGGAGGGTGATTTAACAAAAGAAATAAGTATTCAAACCCGAGATGAAGTTAGTTTGCTGGTTGAATCCTTTAATAAAATGATACTCAGTTTAAGACAAATAATAATGCAAACGGCAGAGGTATCAGAACAGGTTGCAGCAACTAGCCAACAATTGTCTGCCTCTTCGCAGGAAACTTCAGCAACATC
The sequence above is drawn from the Clostridium formicaceticum genome and encodes:
- a CDS encoding methyl-accepting chemotaxis protein, whose protein sequence is MKIKIGTKVISGFLVIVLLMLGLGIYSLFGQQQISSINGEIVDMQIPAILAAKNLEISVMDKVAVLRGYIITGDVEQISQFTYYKTRAQDYAEASLNLSLTEEGRQENQQVINILKEYDDIAEKVIELRKLGNYEAAVEMNYRAMPKVQEIKQLTEAIITTREQHIDAKTVEIRRINDSIHFITMLILGIALAISIVVGIILTRSITKPIKQLVEVSKNVAEGDLTKEISIQTRDEVSLLVESFNKMILSLRQIIMQTAEVSEQVAATSQQLSASSQETSATSEEVSTMVSEVANAASEQACAIEQSNKLIANVSTNIQQVSLNVDSISASSNETLHSAESGIKASQEVVQKMKNIKSSTEETSKVVLRLNDSSKEIEKIVDAIGAIAGQTNLLALNAAIEAARAGDAGRGFAVVAEEIRKLAEESSQSSNQIAQLILDIQEQVNNVVDSMRINSDEVEAGVEIVNYSNLAFKEIHQSIMNVVKQVNEVSDLAKDVTKDAVEITSSFQSMSAISQQTAASAQEVSAGAEEQTAAMEEIANSATNLSSMAEELSNAISIFRY
- a CDS encoding bifunctional helix-turn-helix transcriptional regulator/GNAT family N-acetyltransferase, producing the protein MNSAHKSLIHTIRRFNRFYTNILGLLDHHMLDSEFSLSEARVLYEIAHIENCTSKKLIEKLSIDPGYLSRIIKRFEKSGMTYRVQSTEDGRLYYLYLTDRGKETLLRLDELSDRQIFQMIFRLQEEKQKKLVEGMEVIENLLSAKPILTEENTEAKVNIRCDLKPGDVGYLIHLHGWIYAKECGYNHIFEGYVCKTFYDFFENYHPEKDKFWFAEVKGNMIGAIAIVGHSAKKAQLRWFILHPKFRGMSIGNRLLNEAIQYCREKGYQSVFLETTEEQKTAIRMYEKVGFRKVAERENHGWGKNLLEQTFELNLL
- a CDS encoding ketopantoate reductase family protein → MKYLILGTGGTGGCIGGYLANSGKDVTFIARGTHLKAMKEKGLIVYSSRKGEIKLKNVKVFSNDEILEKFDVIFVCVKGYSLYEAISMVKKASHEKTVIIPILNALNIGEKLEEALPEVTVLDGCVYVSAYISAPGEITQGIKIFRVVFGARENKKVSMEVLHKIQADLVESGIEGIVSNNIKRDIFRKFSFTSAYAATGAYFGVVAGELQKEGSCREMFIALLKELESVAHALGIGLGTDLVEENLDILAGLTSDTTASMQKDIQAGKSSEKDELIFDVVRIGKKYGVDLPNYKKIADHFGYIEIV